agggagaaattgggacaactgtaatagcataatcaataaaatatactaaaaagttaatactttaaaaaataaaatttacatacagtGAAATGCTCAAATCTTACATGAACATTTCCTGAATTTTGACAAATTGTGTGATTAACCTTAAACCCATAAAAATATAGATTACCACTAACACACAAAGTTCCCCTATAGGCCTCACCATTCAATCCTTCCTCTCCCCCCCGAGAAGCAATCACTGttctgattttcctttctttcaccacAGACTACTTTTGAGTGTTGTAGAATTTGATATGTACAGAGTCATACAGTATATACTTTTTGTAaaccttctttcacttagcataatagttctGGAACTCATGTTGATGTGTAAAATCAATAGTTCATTCCACTTTATTTCTGAGTAGTAGTGTATTGTTTAAGTATGTATTATAGTTTGCTTATATATTCACCTGTTGAtggggcacttagactgtttcctgTAAGGATTATGAATAAAGATGCTACAAATATTCCTGTATGCAAtttttttgctttacatttttttaaattacaaaataatacagGTGGTATttacttttcctatttttcagGAATGAATTGTGGGACTTAAATCTTTTCATCAAAAGCAGATTACCATTGTTTGAACCTTTTTACCAtggaaaagtaatgaaaagaatacaTCACAATTTAGAGACTTTCCCTGCCAAACACCCAGCTTCAACCATTATCCACTCCTGGTCAGTCATTTTTTTATCCATGCCCTTACCTACTGGATGGTCCTCCCATTATTTTAAGGCAAATCCCAGCCATCTTGCTGTTTCATCTGTAAATAGTGAGTATATGTATCTGgaaaagtaaacttttaaaaattaaacatgacaGTTTGATGATAATACCTAAAGGATTTAGTAATACAACTTGATATCATCAAAAAATCCAATCAGTTTTCAAACTACCCTATTGCCTGTCCAGGTTGTTTGTTCAACTGGACCTCATATAAGATCCACACATTGCAATTGGTTATGGAGGCTCTCAAATTTCTTTTCATCAACCAGTGTATTTACGTAGGGCCTGGCACTCAGGAGAACTCCATACATGGGGTTTAATGCTTTGCAGTCACTGTCTTGAAAGTCAATAATTGTACCTTTGAATTTGTCCTGTAAGTGTTGTGCAGTGGGACACTTGAGCACACACTAGGGTCTTGGAGTCTCAGCTCTCACGTGGGCCTATGTCCTGAGGCCTCCTCACTTTATCAGGCCCGGTCCTAGACAGCCCTGGGTTTGCGGTGGGTCAGCAGataccagcctctgcctctctggCTTCTCTCCAAAGCTGGCAGCACCACTGCGTATACTGCCAGCGGCTCGatgcccacccacacccacacagtATTGCTAGTTCGCTGCAGGCTGCACTAGGAGGACACTGGAGGGAGATGGCTGACCTCACTCCTGGGCCCCTGGTAGCAAGTGAACAAAGTTAATGTGAAAGGTGGAGAGACAGACATTTTAGTACCTTAAACAGCATCTTTTACCTGCtcttggcaaaaacaaaaacaaacccacactGGAGGTCCTTAAAATTAGTTATGTAGCTAGTCCTGTCGGTAGGTACTCCCCAGACCCCTGGCCaagtctcccttcctcccttcctcccttcctcaatTTACATGTTGTTGAAGAAATTGTCATGCCAACTGCACCCCTGCGGAGTCATTTCACATTTCCCTCTGTCCCCCTGTACTTAATATGTGATAGAttagatgtatatttttaaaagatgctttataatttttaattttaagagtaatacgggagagatgggtgggtgggctggaatgggagtaaagaacagaaaaatgtacttgaacaatgattaaaatattttttaaagattttatttatttacttttagagagggaagggagggagagagacagagagaaacatcaatgtgcagttgctggaggccacGGCCTGTAACCcatgtatgtggcctgactgggaatcaaacctgcaacactttggttcgcagcctgcgctcaatccactgagctatgccagctagggtaaaatattaaaaaaagaataattcatgatttttaattttaatagtgcTTCATAATTTCAAAGAcatcttcttaatttttaattctgtataatttttaaacctAGTAATTTTCTAACCTAGTGGCTAGGCATTGCTTTCAAAGCCCTTCTTGAAGGCAATGCCTCAGAGTCTTGGGATTGACCAGCCTGCTGGGAACTATGGTGGTAGATTGTAATAAAGATATAGTCCCTCCTACACCTAAGAAAACCAAGTTATTGAAAGAACACCCTCAGAATGCACTTACTTGGACCTCTGGTCTCCAGAATTgaaagagaatacatttttaattttttacatttccaaTTTTTTAGGCTACCGATTTTGCGGTAATTTGTAGTAGCAACCAGAGGAATTTCATAACAGTAGGTGAAGTATGTATAAAGATGAAGAAGCAATGAAGAATGCTCTGTCCTCAGGAGGTACATAAAACTGAGCACCAACTTTTGGTTCAGAGTTGCTCCACAAATAAAGGGAATAGAATACAGCtgagccttttttaaaatttttttaaagattgcatttatttatttttagagagggaagggagggagagagagagagagagaaacatcaatgtgcagttgctgggggccatggcctgcaacccaggcatgtaccctaactgggaattgaacctgtgacactttggttcgcagcccacactcaatccactgagctatgccagccagggcttcagctgAGCCTTTTGCCTATAAAAGTGTAAGGATAAAGTCAGCAAAAATGTATGTATGGTATTGTAAACTTGTGCTTTCTGACACTACATAAAATGGTTTTAGGAATTTCTGCAACATTGCTTCTTATTCCAGGAATGTTTGATTTAAGGTGTGATATATACACATTGTGTTACAAAAGAGCCATGAAATGCCAGCTCAAGAATGTCATCTCAAGAGTAAAAGAGCTAAAATCCTTAATCTAGTTTCCTGCTTTTCCTGCACAGAGCTAGTCCAGCCAACCATAATTTTGAAgactaataaaacaaaatatttgtaaaattcctGGGAAGAAACTGTAAATGCTGGGGTTCTGTGGGGCAAACAAAACCAAATTCCCACAGGTAAATCTTGGCTCCACACTCTCCTCACATCCAGCTCATGAATTTGTAGAAGCCAGGACTATTCCAGgaaacacacacgcacatattTTTAACgatcaaatatttctttaattagcAGTGACTTAAAAACAGAGTAGGATGAATGTTAGAGTTGATTAACTTCACGGAAGCCTGTGGCATTCATTTGCATATAGGCTACATAGACACTATCTTCCCAAAGGACACCAGGTATTCTTAACAGCTGGTCAGAGTCGGCCAGACGGTcaaattctttctctgcttttcacTGCCACTCAGTTTTGTTAACACATTCTTGAGACTGGTTCCAGCGTGACTGTACAGCTTCCTTAACATTAATCAGCCACTTTATTGGACTTTCCAAATCTCAACGACCTACTTACGAAACGTTTTTAGAGGTAAGCTGCTTACCCCTAAATAGCATACTCCTTTACAAAGGATAAGTCAATCAGTACATTTGTTTCCTAGGATTGCCTCTTTACACTCCCCATCCATTAAATATGCTTAACTATCTAGCATTACGGAAGTGCTCGAGAGATGGAGGCGTTGACCCTCCTGTAGGTCTGGCCAGAGCTCTCTTTTCCACGCTCCCAAGTTTGGGCTTTCCCCTTCTCTGCACAACCAAACGTCCCTGGGCTCCACTAGGAAGCAGCTCCACAACGTAGCTCTTCCCCGATGGCAGTCGTCATTTTGCGGTACTATGACGCTTAGTTACTGGGGATTTAGTAAAAACTGAATAAACTAATATATGTAAATGCTTTAGCACACGTCCTGCCAGAGCACTCAAAGAaagttaattataaataatgcaaagAGCCATGAAGCCCGACTCGATTCGCACGGCCTGGAAGACTGTTCAGATGTCACTGCTTTTTTCTGCAAATTGTGAGTCTATTACAATTTAATGTCGTCATTAAATTGTAATAGACTCACAATTGAGGAAATGGGTCAACGCAGAGGGCAGAAAAGTGATTTTAAGTTTTACCTGAGGGGTATTCGTCTGTGGGTCACTGAACTATAAGAGGGAGAGTTCACATTCCTGCAGCAGGATGGTGGCTCTAAGACACTTGACCTAGGAGAGGATGACTCCGAAATCAGCTGTCTCAGCCACAGGCTTTCCACCGACTCTTGCAAAactcttcacacacacaaaaaaactgcgCCTCAGAAAACGAGATCCGTGGCCTTGCTTGAGTGATGTCATCACCGAGCGCCGGGGTTAGAGGAGGGAATTGGGGGAGGAGACTGTTTCCATGACCCTATAAGGCTTTTTCCCGTGATCCTCTCCTTCTTTTCACCATCTTTCCTTCTTCCCGGCCGCCGCAGCCATGAAGTAAGCGAGACTGTTGCATCCCAATCCTCTTCCATCTGCGGGCAGATCGCCCCCCTGGTGTCCCTCACATGGCTTCTCCTTGCCATAGACACCCTCCCTAATAGGCTTTCGCTTTTGTTACAGGGTCGAGCTGTGCAGTTTCAGTGGGTACAAGATCTACCCCGGACACGGGAGGCGCTACGCCAGGACCGACGGGAAGGTGATAGGCCGCGTCGGTTAAATGCGATTTGTGCCCCGAAGAGGAACGACCGGTCTAATTCGGTCGAGGCGGGTTCATTTACCACACCATTCTTGGTCCGTGGAAGGCTTGCTTCGGGGACCCTGGGCTCAGTGGTTGTAGGGATCAGGAGCCTCTACGCGAACCCTCCTTGAGTTTTGATCTAGTGTGATTCAGGTCGTCAATGAGTTTGTATGATTTCAGTGCCCCAGTGTGAGACAAAATTAGGCTACTTTATGGAAACTGGACCTTTGGGAATCCCGTGAGGGACAGGAACTGGATGCCTCCCAGAATTTgacaccccaccctcccctgcgATAGGGACTTAGCCTTGCCTGCTGTTAAAAGCCAGGACCGAATACAAAGATCACGGTGCCACCCAAATACCTTCCAGTTGTGTGACAAGCCATTTGGTCTCTGGGCTCaacttaataaaataagaatatgaaactaataaattaatttgctACGGATTTCAAGCCCAGCCTTTTTCTATTTTGCATAGTTGAGTAGGTAACTTCTGTACTTGTAACTTGTCGCCacaggttttccaatttcttaatGCAAAATGCGAGTCGGCGTTCCTTTCCAAGAGGAATCCTCGACAGATAAACTGGACTGTCCTCTACAGAAGAAAGCACAAAAAGGGACAGTCGGTAAGTGAAATGCGCTTTGATGTAGTGGTGCTGCCTCTGAAGTTGTTTAAACTCTGATCAGTTGCTGCTCTGAAAAACTGTAACTAAGTGAGACAGTATGTGAATGTGCTCTGAAACTGTAAGTCATCAAACAGTGAAGTGAAAATGGTTAATATAAACAGTGTCTCTTCACTGTTAATGTCTTACTAGGTTCATGGTAAATGccaaattgaaattttaaagcaTCCCTTTGCCACATCTGATAATACTGGTACcctgacttctagcctccagaaactgagaaataaatttctgttgtttatagaCCACTTGGCCTATAATGGACTAGAGCAAAAACTAGTCTTAAAAGACTTCGTTTCCCATGCCTCAAAGACTTACTGGTTCATTTCTCGCCTGAATTCATGAAGCTCGGTTCATAGGTGTGCTCCCCgtcttttttgttttgcaggaaGAAATTCAAAAGAAGAGAACCCGCCGGGCAGTCAAATTCCAGAGAGCCATCACTGGTGCATCTCTTGCTGATATAATGGCCAAGAGGAATCAGAAACCTGAAGTTAGGAAAGCTCAACGAGAACAAGCTATCAGGTGAGGAAACCTTCACTAAGAGTATTTTTGGGTCTAGTGATCAGAAGTTTATAACGTAGTCTGAAAGGTTTGTTGACATTTCTAACTGTGACGAAACCTGCTGTATAGTGTGTGTGTTAAAGTAGCTTGGTGGTTAATGACATTGACAGCCCCTTTGGAATTACCCTAAAAATAattggaggtggggaaggaataTGATAATTCTACTTTTCCAAACCACTGCATCTCCTTGTTAATAAGCTATATCCTTGAGGAGTAAAGTGCTttgctttatgttatttttaatcctACAGGGCTGCCAAGGAAGCAAAAAAGGCTAAGCAAGCATCTAAAAAGACAGCAATGGCTGCTGCTAAGGTAACTGTGATGGTTCTGgatttcttatttaaaacaacaggaaaacTTGCTTATGATACTAATTGTGGTAATAAAAGTTTCgagtttttaaagactttagtGCAAGGCTCTAATGGAAGTGATGTTGAtaactgatttctgaatgttttgttacttaaagtttattttgaaattttaaatgtaaagaaagttTACATCGCTTTTTTCAATGTTACTGAATTAGAAAACTATAGTAAAAAAATATAGTCCTAAATGACAAACAAAAATATCCTTTTTGTTCTTAAGATACAATTAAGTATCCCACACTAGACATAAGgggtgattaaaaagaaaattgcatgGAATAATACCACGTAACATCTTTTTACAGGCTCCCACAAAGGCAGCACCTAAGCAAAAGATTGTGAAGCCTGTGAAGGTTTCTGCTCCTCGTGTTGGTGGAAAACGCTAAGTTGGccaatcagatttttaaataaagacttacCAAGTTAAGAATTTAggaactaaattttttttaagatttgatttgttttcttaaagaggggaagggagggagaaagggagagaaacatcagtgtgagagatcagttgcctcttctacacaccctgaccaggctCACCCCAATTGGGTACCGAACCCCCAATTCAAACATGTGCTTTCGCTGgagatcaaactggcaacctttcagtttgtggaacacagtgcccaaacaactgagccacactgatcagggcaagAGCTAAGTTTTTTGAAAGattaatttctttgaaatactGCCTCCTAATGCAAAGTTTCATAGCAGGAGAGATGTTAGGCCAAATGCATGGTTAAATGCTAGCTTTGCTCTGATGAGGTACAAGGGCACATTATAGACTGCACTGCACACTGTCTTGTGGCTGTAAGTACTAGGACGCAGTGTATGAGTTAAGGTGCCCTTTATTCTGTTGCTTTTGCCTGTAGGAagatctttattttcttgttaaattAGCCTCTTTTGTGACAAGTAGACAACATTTTATATTGGGTTTGCCTTTTGTTCACTGGTAATGTCACCTTTCAACCATTAGCTTGATAACTGAGTTGTAAGCACTTAAAACTATCAGGTGTATTTGTCTGCtcttattttcaaaaaagaagttCAAGTGATGAGCACAtcttcagtaaaatatacttagaaatttCCAAAGCAGTTCGATGAGCTGGGAGTTTGACAGAGCCATAGATAAAATTGGAGAAATGCCTGAGTAGCCCGTTTATGTTTGGGAGATACTTGTATATAAAATGTGATATGTGAAGTAGCAGTGATCATAATTTATGATAAGAATAGCCTTCCACAGAAAGTAGATATTACCTGCATGTACCACATTGTGCCAAGTTTCAGGGACACAATGAACAAGTCATGTCCTCTTGAGAAACatgcttttctatatgaaaataCTATGTGAGGGGGAAATCAGACATCaacactccccccccacccccattttatcCAAAGTGGTAGAATTGATTATTTCTAGCACGTGTTAAATTCGGGTGTTTTTCTTGGTGTAGGGAGTGACAAGTCAATAACAGTTCCTTGGGGAGACTAAATTAAATGATGTGTAAAATCAATATAAGAAATACGCAAGATACACTGACTAGCTTTTGCTTAGAAATGCTAAGATTTTGCTTGAATAAAGGAAACCTTTTTTTGTTGTGATAATATGTCCTTTGGGAAAATAAGATCATCATTCCACTGTGAACAAGGGAATCttataaaaaccaaaatatcCTACTTGAATGCTGAGCTATGGAGTCTAAATTTTTGGCCACAGAATAAAAAATCCCATTGAAGCACTATTTTTTGGTGGAAGTGTGTTAATAAACTGGAACTGCCAGTTTGGTTACCCTTAAGAACTACAAAAGCTCATGTGTGGAGACAGGCTCCCCCAGGTTGAGAGCCGTGTATAGACAGGATCTCTCAGGTGATGTCATTAGTCTGATGGTTTAGCCAGAATTTGCCATCTTACTCATTAAGTTGACAGTTAAGTCAACTTAATTTGCACTCACATTGTTGGGCAACCATCCCACCATCTATCTGCAGGACTTTGCTACCTTTCCAGATTGTCCCAATTAAACAATTCCCatgccccacacccctccccccacctccaaagCCCCTGGATCCATCTTTCTATCCAGGGAATTTGACTTGGGATATCAGGTGAGTGGACTCACACAGTATTGGCTCCACTGTGTACTTTTTAATGCCTCATCATTTTCcaaggtttttggtttttaagattttatttatatttagagaggggaagggagggagaaagagggagagaagcatcaatgtgtggttgcctctcacatgcccccaactggggacctggccaacaaccgttggtttgcaggccagttctcaatctgctgagccacaccagccagggccattttccaTAAAAAGTGCTGTCTTTGCCTGCTATCATTACCCAGGAGAACCTGTGGGACTGATTCCTGGGAGTGGGCCTGCTGGTCAGGGGGTCTGAGTTACTGACTGCCATGGGCTCTGCAGACTGATTTGGGAGGTTGTACTTAGCTCTTCCTAGCTCCTTGGGGGTGCTTGTTCCCCAGCCTTGCCATTGCGCCTTGTACTGTTTTATCAGCCCTCCAAGGGCCTCAGGTGTGCTCGTGTGGAGGTCGTTGTCCCTCTACCCACTGGCCCTGTCCCCTGACCCTCTCCCACCCTGTTTATCAGACTCAGCCACCAGAAGCAGGGGTTCACTTTAGAGGCTCTGTTAGATGCCTCAGTACTGGCAGTTGCTGACCCTTGTGGATACCTTTTACCTGTGGGGCAGCTGGCTCTGCCTGTGGGCTGGCTAAGACCTCTTCTAGGGTGggctcctgtccccacccacaTGTGCCCTGGACAGGTCCACTGCCTTTGCCTTCTGAACGTGGCACAGACATTGGTAGCCACATAATCGACAGCAGCAGTGACCTGATGTAAGTGGTGGCAGTCACCCTTCCCGCACATGGCTTGTGCAGAATGTGGCCCCCCCGGCCCTGGCCTATGGCACCACTCTGGTTTCCCTGAGGGGTTTCACAGCCCTTGCCTCAGTGCTTTCAGCTGCCTGCTAATGGGTGGACCAGGGTCCACCTACAAACATGGAAACAGACTCCAGGCCACTGAAGGCCAGACTCCATGGGACAGATCCCGGGCCCTGCTCCCATCCAGAGCCTGCAGTCCCTGAGGGAGCGTGGCCAACTTGAAAGAGAGTGCCCCCAGAAGACCATGGGGTGAA
The sequence above is a segment of the Phyllostomus discolor isolate MPI-MPIP mPhyDis1 chromosome 2, mPhyDis1.pri.v3, whole genome shotgun sequence genome. Coding sequences within it:
- the RPL24 gene encoding 60S ribosomal protein L24, whose translation is MKVELCSFSGYKIYPGHGRRYARTDGKVFQFLNAKCESAFLSKRNPRQINWTVLYRRKHKKGQSEEIQKKRTRRAVKFQRAITGASLADIMAKRNQKPEVRKAQREQAIRAAKEAKKAKQASKKTAMAAAKAPTKAAPKQKIVKPVKVSAPRVGGKR